The Achromobacter deleyi genome has a window encoding:
- a CDS encoding ABC transporter ATP-binding protein produces MALLNIEDIRIEFPSRRGTLVAVDGVSLSLEKGEILGVVGESGAGKSTIGNAVIGLLEAPGRLAGGSVLLNGERIDTLTPAQKRRVRGRRIGMIFQDPLTSLDPLQTVESQLVETMQVHLGLSHDEARKRAVQLLVQVGIDQPELRVKQYPHQFSGGMRQRVVIALALCCEPEVIIADEPTTALDVSIQAQILELLKKLCREEQVGMIIITHDMGVIADVTDRVAVLYHGKLVEQGPTAKILGDPDHPYTRSLISAVPRPDIKLKRFPLVTYIEDVKTPAQPLDLATHWLGQRRDFGQRTEGPLVQVRDLSMRFVLKSALFKRNQRTLDAVKRVNFSIGEGEVFGLVGESGSGKSTVARLISGLYTPSEGSVNFGGTDLTALKGEKQLNPFRRQIQMIFQDPFSSLNPRMRVLDIVAEPIRFHKLSANEAETRRIVADLLDVVGLGDRAAERFPHEFSGGQRQRICIARALATRPRFLICDEPTSALDVSIQAQILNLLKDLQEELGLTMLFISHDLPVIRQMCDRVGVMRYGELLEVADTESLFEHPQHPYSQHLLGLMPRLQSMSREGLDVVG; encoded by the coding sequence ATGGCCCTGTTGAACATAGAAGACATCCGCATCGAATTTCCCAGCCGCCGCGGCACGCTGGTGGCGGTGGACGGCGTTTCGCTGTCCCTCGAGAAGGGCGAGATCCTGGGCGTGGTGGGCGAGTCCGGCGCGGGCAAGTCCACCATCGGCAACGCGGTGATCGGCCTGCTGGAGGCACCCGGACGCCTGGCCGGCGGCTCCGTGCTGCTGAACGGCGAACGCATCGACACCCTGACCCCGGCGCAGAAGCGCCGCGTGCGCGGCCGCCGCATCGGCATGATCTTCCAGGATCCCCTGACCTCGCTGGACCCGCTGCAGACGGTGGAAAGCCAGCTCGTGGAAACCATGCAGGTGCATCTCGGGCTGTCGCATGACGAGGCCAGGAAACGCGCGGTGCAGCTGCTAGTGCAGGTCGGCATCGACCAGCCCGAGCTGCGCGTCAAGCAATACCCGCACCAGTTCTCGGGCGGCATGCGGCAGCGCGTGGTGATCGCGCTTGCGCTGTGCTGCGAGCCCGAGGTCATCATCGCCGACGAGCCCACCACCGCGCTGGACGTGTCCATCCAGGCGCAGATCCTGGAGCTGCTTAAAAAGCTGTGCCGCGAAGAGCAGGTGGGCATGATCATCATCACGCACGACATGGGCGTGATCGCGGACGTCACGGACCGGGTGGCCGTGCTGTATCACGGCAAGCTGGTGGAGCAGGGCCCGACCGCCAAGATCCTGGGCGACCCCGACCATCCCTACACGCGCAGCCTGATCTCGGCGGTGCCGCGTCCCGATATCAAGCTCAAGCGCTTTCCGCTGGTGACTTACATCGAAGACGTGAAGACGCCGGCGCAGCCGCTCGACCTGGCCACTCACTGGCTCGGCCAGCGCCGCGACTTCGGTCAGCGCACGGAAGGCCCGCTGGTGCAGGTGCGCGACCTGAGCATGCGCTTCGTGCTAAAGAGCGCGCTGTTCAAGCGCAACCAGCGCACGCTGGACGCCGTCAAGCGCGTCAATTTTTCCATAGGCGAAGGCGAGGTCTTCGGCCTGGTGGGCGAATCCGGCTCGGGCAAATCCACCGTGGCGCGCCTGATATCCGGGCTGTACACGCCCAGCGAAGGCTCGGTCAATTTCGGCGGCACCGATCTCACCGCGCTCAAGGGCGAGAAGCAGCTGAACCCGTTCCGGCGGCAGATCCAGATGATCTTCCAGGACCCGTTCTCGTCGCTGAATCCGCGCATGCGGGTGCTGGACATCGTGGCCGAACCCATCCGCTTTCACAAGCTTTCGGCCAACGAAGCGGAAACGCGCCGCATCGTTGCCGACCTGCTGGACGTGGTGGGCCTGGGCGACCGCGCCGCCGAACGCTTCCCGCACGAGTTCTCCGGCGGCCAGCGCCAGCGCATCTGCATCGCGCGGGCGCTGGCCACGCGCCCCCGCTTCCTGATCTGCGACGAGCCCACCTCCGCGCTGGACGTATCCATCCAGGCGCAGATCCTGAACCTGCTGAAGGATCTTCAGGAAGAGCTGGGCCTGACCATGCTGTTCATCAGCCACGATCTGCCCGTGATCCGC